The following DNA comes from Mycobacterium sp. MS1601.
GCTGCGCCTGCTGTCCACGGTGCGCAACCTGGTCGACGGCTGGGACCGGCCGCTGCGTGACATCGACGTCCTGCTGTCGACCGAGCGCGCCCGCACCGCAGCTGTCTCGTCCTCATCAGCGGTGGGGGGCATCCACACCGCCTTCGCGGAGATCGTGGACAGACAGCCCGATGCGGTCGCGATGACCTGGCGGGCGGGGCAGCTGACCTACCGCGGGCTGGACCAGGCCGCCAATCGGGTGGCCGCCGCACTGACTGCCACGGGAGTGGGCGCCGAGTCCCCGGTGGCGATCAACCTGCCCCGTGGACCCGAGTACGTGATCGCCATGTTGGGTGTCCTGAAGGCAGGCGGGGTGATCGTGCCGTTGGATCCCGGCATGCCTGCCGACCGCATCGACGACATCCTCACGCAGACCGGGGCACCCGTGGTGATCGACGCGGCGAACTACCGGGAGCTCAGTGCGGTCGACAGCAGCGGATTTCGTCCGGCCGCTGTCGGCGCCGATCAGGCCTGCTACGTGGTGTTCACGTCCGGCACCACCGGACGCCCCAAAGGAGTGGTAGGCACCCACCGCGCCGTGCGTGCCTACGCCGCCGATCATGCCCAGCATGTACTGCAGCCCGCCGCAACACGATTGGGTCGCTCGGTTCGGGTGGCACACGCCTGGTCGTTCACCTTCGACGCCGCCTGGCAGCCGTTGGCGGCGCTGCTGGACGGACACAGCGTCCACATCGTCGGCGACGAGGCCCAACGTGACGCCGAGGCGCTGGTGGCAGTGATCGCGCGCTTCGGTCTGGACATGATCGACACCACGCCGTCGATGTTTGCGCAGCTCAAGAGCTTTGGTCTGCTCACCGATGTCCCGTTGGCCGTTCTGGCTCTCGGAGGCGAGGCTGTGGGTCTTCCGGCCTGGCGGCAGATCACCGCCGAATGCGCACGCACCGGCATGGCGGCGTTCAACTGCTACGGCCCCACCGAGACCACGGTGGAGGCGGTGGTGGCCGCCATCGATCAGCACCAGGCACCGTCCATCGGCCATCCCACCGCAGCCACCGTCGTGCACATTCTCGATTCGTGGCTGCGGCCCGTGCCGGATGGAGTGGCCGGCGAACTGTATCTGTCGGGAGATCAGCTCACCCGCGGCTATCTCGGGCGGCCCGGGGACACATCGGCGCGATTTGTGGCTGACCCGCTGCTTCCCGGACGTCGGATGTACCGCAGCGGGGACGTGGTGCGACGCGGGCCGGACGGTGGACTGCAGTTCCTCGGCCGCTCCGATGATCAGGTCAAGATCCGCGGCTTCCGGGTGGAGCCGGGCGAAATCGCCGGGGTGCTGATGCAGCATCCTGGAGTGCGCTCCGCTCACATCGTGGTGCACAAACACGGCGGTGGACACCGGTTGACGGCCTATGTGGAGGCTGCCCAGGCCGACGTTCCCGATCTGCGTGCCCGGCTGGTGCGGCGACTACCGCGATACATGGTGCCGCACCACATCGTCGCGATCGATGCCCTTCCGCTCAACATCAACGGCAAGGTCGACGAATCGTCGCTTCCTGCAGTCGATCTTGATGATCAGACCACTCACCATCCGGCGACCGAGACCGAATCTCTACTGGCCGAACTGCTGTGCGAGGTGTTGGAGTCCGGCCGTGTAGACGTCACCACCGAGTTCCTGGACATGGGCTTGGACAGCATTGCGGCGCTGTCGTTGGTGCAGGCGGCCAGACGCCGCGGGATCGAACTACGGGCCCGGTTGATGCTGGAATGCAGCAACATCCGTGACCTCGCGGCCGCCATCGACAGTGGGTTGGGCACCGCCGCACCGGCGGCCGTGGACGCCGAACGGTTCGGCGAGGTGCAACCCACCCCGATTGTCGACTGGATGTACGAGACGGGTGGATTCCGGCGTTTCACCCAGAACCTGCTGATCGCGCTCCCACCGGACATCACCGACGGGCGACTCGCCGAGGTGGTGCAGGCACTGCTGGACCGCCACGACATGCTGCGTGCGGTGCTGGACGGCAAGCGACTGATCACCAGGCCGCCGGGCGCCGTGCGTGCCGTCGACGTCCTGCATGCGGTCAGCGGTACGGCCGAGGAGCAACTGGGCACCGAAGTCACTGCCGCACTGAACCGTATCGATCCGGCCACCGGTGCCATGCTGTCACTGGTGCGGTTCGGCGGCCCCAAGCCGGTATTGCTCGCCTGTGTGCATCATCTGGCCACCGATGTGGTGTCGTGGTACGTCATCCTCGCTGAACTGGCGCACATCTCCGACGAACTGGCTTCCGCACGGCCGCCCGCGCTGGAGGCGGAGTACACCACCTACCGCGAGTTCGGTCGGTTGCTTTCGCAGCGCGCTGACACCGACGAGGTGTCCGGCCAACGGCAGTACTGGCTCGACGTGCTGACCGGCCAGGATCCGCTGCTGGGCAGCCGCGCACCCGATCCGGCCACCGACACCTGGGCGACCTTGCGCCAGCACCACATCGCTCTGGACGCCGTCGACACCCACGCCTTGTTGGACACGCTGGATCGCGCGGGGGTCGAGGTGCGCGACTTCCTGTTGGCCGCGCTCACCCTCGCGGTGGCGTCGTGGCGAACCGGGCGCGGCGAATCCGCCTCGGGCGGCACACTTGTGGCTCTCGAAGGGCATGGTCGCGAGGATCAGTTCGTGGGTGAGTCGGTAGACACTTCGGCGACCGTCGGCTGGTTCACCTCCGTGTACCCGGTCCGGTTGGGGGCCGCTGCGCAGCCGGTGGACATCGGTGTCGCCCAGCGGGAACCGGCGCAGGCCCGCGCACTGCTGCAGTCGGTGACTGATCAGGTGGCCGCGGTGCCCAACCGCGGGCTGGACTACGGACTTCTGCGCTACCACCGTCGTGACTCCGACCTGGCCAGGGCACCGCAGCCCCAGATCGAGTTCAACTACATGGGCCGCTTCGACCTCAGCTCCGACGGTGCCGGGGTGCCGGGTGCTCCGTGGTCGTTGATCGCCGATCCGGTGCTCAATCAGCAGTTGCCCATCTCCTCCGAGCCCAACCTGGGGCTGCGGTATACCTTCGATGTCATTGCCGTCGTCACCCCCACTGACACCGGCCCGCAGCTGCTGACCAGCTGGCGCTGGAGTGAGCGGCTGTCCACTCAAGACGAGATCGATCAGCTGTCCGCGCTGTGGCGGACTGCCATCACGACATTAAAAGAGGCACTGTGAGCAGCACACTGGCGATCATCGGTGCCGGCGCCAAGGCAGTGGCCGTGGCTGCCAAGGCCGCCGAGTTGCGCGCCATGGGGATCGACGCACCGGACGTGGTGGCCGTGGAACGCACCGCCGTCGCCGCCAACTGGCAGGCCAGCGGAGGCTGGACCGACGGCGAACACCGGCTGGGCACCAGTCCCGAGAAGGACGTCGGCTTCCCGTACCGGTCGGCGCTGGTTCCGCGGCGCAATGCCGAACTCGATGAGCGGATGACCCGGCACAGCTGGCAGGCCTACCTGGTCAGCACCGGGCAGTTCGCCGAGTGGATCGACCGGGGCCGACCGGCGCCGGCTCACCGCCGGTGGGGGCAGTACCTGCAGTGGGTGGCCGACGCGGTCGGAATGACCGTGGTGCGCGGGCAGGTGGAGAGTCTTGCGGTGCGAGACAGCCCGGGCGGGCCCCGGGTGGGCGATCCGGCCCGAGGCGCCAGAGCCGGTGCGGAACCCGACCACCGGCGCAGGTGGGCGCTGCATACCCGCGAGACCACAGTGCACGCCGACGCGGTGATGGTGACCGGTCCAGGTCAGGCGGAGCGTTCGATTCTCCCGGGCAACCCCCGCGTGCTGTCCATCGCCCAGTTCTGGCATCGCGCCGCCGAGCATGACCGGATCACCGCCGAGCGGGTGGCGGTGATCGGCGGAGGCGAGACGGCGGCCTCGATGCTCAATGAGCTCTTCCGGCACCGGGTTTCGTCGGTGACGGTCATCTCTCCGCAGGTCACGCTTTTCACCCGCGGTGAGAGCTACTTCGAAAACGCGTTGTTCTCCAACCCCACCGGATGGACTCAGCTGACCGCTGCGGAACGGCGCGACGCGATGGCCCGCACCGACCGTGGGGTGTTCTCGGCGAGGGTGCAGGATGCGTTGCTTGCCGACGACCGGATCCGGCACCTACGCGGTCGGGTGGCGCACGCCGTCGGCCGCGACGGTCAAATCCGCCTCACGCTGTCCA
Coding sequences within:
- a CDS encoding non-ribosomal peptide synthetase: MALSPLQQGLYSLASLNAGEAADDPYLIAMAADITGAVDVSLLRECTTAMLVRHPNLRASFFRGNLSRPVQVVPTRVDLPWQHVTAAAEDVAALEAAERSRPFVLENGPLIRFLLIEVPSSHWRMVVTAHHIVIDGWSLPLFIGELITLYRSGGDTSSLPPAPRPYRDYIGWLAGRDPEASRALWREHLKGIDAPTLLTPALTSAPPKPGRPTHVEVRLGGDATAVLAEAARSRGVTVNTVVQMAWATMLSAMTDRSDVTFGVTVSGRPAELTGVEAMVGLFINTVPLRVRLDPAAPAGQQALALQREAAALRDHSYLGHSELRALAGVGELFDTLLVYENFPPGGIVGETEFAAGAAVFRPAALESLSHFPVTIAAHLAAGELVVFVETLEGALGPMTAHDLGLRLLSTVRNLVDGWDRPLRDIDVLLSTERARTAAVSSSSAVGGIHTAFAEIVDRQPDAVAMTWRAGQLTYRGLDQAANRVAAALTATGVGAESPVAINLPRGPEYVIAMLGVLKAGGVIVPLDPGMPADRIDDILTQTGAPVVIDAANYRELSAVDSSGFRPAAVGADQACYVVFTSGTTGRPKGVVGTHRAVRAYAADHAQHVLQPAATRLGRSVRVAHAWSFTFDAAWQPLAALLDGHSVHIVGDEAQRDAEALVAVIARFGLDMIDTTPSMFAQLKSFGLLTDVPLAVLALGGEAVGLPAWRQITAECARTGMAAFNCYGPTETTVEAVVAAIDQHQAPSIGHPTAATVVHILDSWLRPVPDGVAGELYLSGDQLTRGYLGRPGDTSARFVADPLLPGRRMYRSGDVVRRGPDGGLQFLGRSDDQVKIRGFRVEPGEIAGVLMQHPGVRSAHIVVHKHGGGHRLTAYVEAAQADVPDLRARLVRRLPRYMVPHHIVAIDALPLNINGKVDESSLPAVDLDDQTTHHPATETESLLAELLCEVLESGRVDVTTEFLDMGLDSIAALSLVQAARRRGIELRARLMLECSNIRDLAAAIDSGLGTAAPAAVDAERFGEVQPTPIVDWMYETGGFRRFTQNLLIALPPDITDGRLAEVVQALLDRHDMLRAVLDGKRLITRPPGAVRAVDVLHAVSGTAEEQLGTEVTAALNRIDPATGAMLSLVRFGGPKPVLLACVHHLATDVVSWYVILAELAHISDELASARPPALEAEYTTYREFGRLLSQRADTDEVSGQRQYWLDVLTGQDPLLGSRAPDPATDTWATLRQHHIALDAVDTHALLDTLDRAGVEVRDFLLAALTLAVASWRTGRGESASGGTLVALEGHGREDQFVGESVDTSATVGWFTSVYPVRLGAAAQPVDIGVAQREPAQARALLQSVTDQVAAVPNRGLDYGLLRYHRRDSDLARAPQPQIEFNYMGRFDLSSDGAGVPGAPWSLIADPVLNQQLPISSEPNLGLRYTFDVIAVVTPTDTGPQLLTSWRWSERLSTQDEIDQLSALWRTAITTLKEAL
- the mbtG gene encoding NADPH-dependent L-lysine N(6)-monooxygenase MbtG; its protein translation is MSSTLAIIGAGAKAVAVAAKAAELRAMGIDAPDVVAVERTAVAANWQASGGWTDGEHRLGTSPEKDVGFPYRSALVPRRNAELDERMTRHSWQAYLVSTGQFAEWIDRGRPAPAHRRWGQYLQWVADAVGMTVVRGQVESLAVRDSPGGPRVGDPARGARAGAEPDHRRRWALHTRETTVHADAVMVTGPGQAERSILPGNPRVLSIAQFWHRAAEHDRITAERVAVIGGGETAASMLNELFRHRVSSVTVISPQVTLFTRGESYFENALFSNPTGWTQLTAAERRDAMARTDRGVFSARVQDALLADDRIRHLRGRVAHAVGRDGQIRLTLSTNRGGEHVETVHGFDLVIDGSGADALWFTELFSQDTLDLLELGLGGPLTGDRLQESIGYDLAVTDVTPKLFLPNLSGLNQGPGFPNLSCLGLLSDRVLGADLGAEGRQESSPRRTDEQQSLR